A part of Lacinutrix sp. 5H-3-7-4 genomic DNA contains:
- a CDS encoding DoxX family protein: MKTKVLFFIRLAIAIILIQTLRFKFTGHPDSIFIFKQVGLEPYGRIGIGVLELIAGILLLIPKTIWAGAILTLGIISGALIMHLTKLGIVVNNDGGILFITAVVVFILAAITLYFYRKTIPFLK; encoded by the coding sequence ATGAAAACTAAGGTCCTTTTTTTTATTAGATTAGCTATTGCTATAATTCTTATTCAAACGCTTCGTTTTAAATTTACAGGTCACCCAGACAGTATATTTATATTTAAACAGGTTGGTCTAGAACCTTATGGCAGAATTGGAATTGGAGTTTTAGAACTTATTGCTGGTATACTTTTATTAATACCAAAAACCATTTGGGCTGGAGCAATTTTAACTCTAGGAATTATAAGTGGTGCACTAATTATGCACTTAACAAAACTTGGTATTGTAGTAAATAATGATGGTGGCATTCTATTTATTACCGCAGTAGTAGTTTTTATTCTTGCGGCAATTACACTTTATTTTTATAGAAAAACCATTCCGTTTTTAAAATAA
- the ligA gene encoding NAD-dependent DNA ligase LigA produces MSKKQEIEQLRQELREHNYNYYVLDNPTISDYDFDIKLKELQALEEAHPEFFDANSPTLRVGGEVTKNFNTVVHEHRMYSLDNSYSLEDLKDWETRIKKLVDGDISYTCELKYDGASISLTYENGNLLKAVTRGDGFQGDEVTANIKTIKSVPLQLKGDYPAKFDIRGEIVLPFKGFLKMNEERVANGEEPYKNPRNTASGSLKLQDSGEVAKRPLECLLYNLTGTNLGVENQFESLEKARKMGFKVPNEARLCKTIDEVFKFINHWDTERHNLPYETDGVVVKVNSLYQQEELGYTSKAPRWAMAYKFKAEQVSTILKEITYQVGRTGAITPVANLEPVDLAGTVVKRASLHNADQIEKLDIRINDTVFVEKGGEIIPKIIAVDLTQRLQDSKPTKYATHCPECQTPLERLEGEAKHFCPNYNGCEPQVIGRIQHFISRKAMDIEGLGGETVGLLVKEGLITNYADLYTLTKAQILPLERMAEKSAENLINGIEASKQISFERVLFAIGIRFVGETVAKKLAKHYKSIEALEQASIEDLEKVDEIGIKIAESVVSFFASEENRNIIKRLKNVGVQLEISAEKLANQTNKLKGKSFVVSGVFTKVSRNELKKLIEDNGGKNVSSISSKTDFVVAGDKMGPSKKEKAEKLNISLITEDEFLQMVDL; encoded by the coding sequence ATGAGTAAAAAGCAAGAAATAGAACAACTACGTCAAGAACTTAGAGAGCATAATTATAATTATTATGTATTAGATAACCCAACTATAAGTGATTACGATTTTGATATTAAATTAAAAGAACTTCAAGCTTTAGAAGAAGCACATCCAGAATTTTTTGATGCAAACTCACCAACATTACGTGTTGGAGGAGAAGTAACAAAAAATTTTAATACAGTAGTTCATGAGCATCGCATGTACTCATTAGATAATTCATATTCTTTAGAAGACTTAAAAGATTGGGAAACAAGAATTAAAAAATTAGTTGATGGCGATATTAGTTATACTTGTGAGTTAAAATACGATGGTGCATCTATAAGTCTAACCTACGAAAATGGAAATTTATTAAAAGCAGTAACACGTGGTGACGGTTTTCAAGGCGATGAGGTTACCGCAAATATAAAAACCATAAAATCTGTACCATTACAGTTAAAAGGTGATTACCCAGCAAAGTTTGATATTCGAGGAGAAATAGTTTTGCCTTTTAAAGGGTTTTTAAAAATGAATGAAGAACGTGTAGCAAACGGAGAAGAACCTTATAAAAACCCTAGGAATACAGCATCAGGAAGTTTAAAGCTTCAGGACAGTGGAGAAGTAGCAAAACGTCCTTTAGAATGTTTGTTGTATAATTTAACAGGAACAAATCTAGGCGTCGAAAATCAATTTGAAAGCTTAGAAAAAGCTAGAAAAATGGGATTTAAAGTTCCTAACGAAGCACGTTTGTGTAAAACTATAGATGAGGTTTTTAAGTTTATAAATCACTGGGATACAGAACGTCATAACTTACCTTATGAAACAGATGGTGTTGTAGTAAAAGTAAATAGCCTATACCAACAAGAAGAATTAGGTTATACCTCAAAAGCACCAAGATGGGCAATGGCTTATAAATTTAAGGCAGAGCAAGTGTCTACTATTTTAAAAGAAATTACCTATCAAGTAGGAAGAACAGGCGCAATAACGCCAGTGGCAAATTTAGAACCTGTGGATTTAGCAGGTACAGTAGTAAAACGAGCATCGTTACATAATGCAGATCAAATAGAAAAACTAGATATAAGAATAAACGATACTGTTTTTGTAGAAAAAGGAGGAGAAATAATTCCTAAAATTATAGCTGTAGATTTAACGCAAAGGCTTCAAGATTCTAAGCCAACCAAATACGCAACACATTGTCCAGAGTGTCAAACACCTTTAGAAAGGCTGGAAGGAGAAGCAAAACATTTTTGTCCAAATTATAATGGTTGCGAACCTCAGGTAATAGGTAGAATACAACACTTTATTTCTAGAAAAGCAATGGATATTGAAGGCTTAGGTGGTGAAACTGTTGGTTTATTGGTTAAAGAAGGTTTGATAACGAATTATGCTGATTTGTACACACTTACAAAAGCACAAATTTTACCATTAGAAAGAATGGCAGAAAAAAGTGCAGAGAATCTAATTAATGGTATTGAAGCTTCAAAACAAATTTCATTTGAGCGCGTGTTATTTGCAATAGGAATTCGTTTTGTAGGAGAAACAGTAGCTAAAAAACTGGCTAAACATTATAAAAGCATAGAAGCTTTAGAGCAGGCATCAATTGAAGATTTAGAAAAAGTTGATGAAATAGGAATTAAAATAGCCGAAAGTGTTGTTTCCTTTTTTGCTTCAGAAGAAAATAGAAATATTATAAAACGTCTAAAAAATGTTGGCGTTCAGCTTGAGATTTCAGCCGAAAAATTGGCAAACCAAACCAATAAATTAAAAGGAAAATCGTTTGTTGTTTCTGGAGTGTTTACCAAAGTTTCACGTAATGAACTAAAAAAACTAATTGAAGATAATGGTGGTAAAAATGTAAGTTCTATTTCATCTAAAACCGATTTTGTTGTTGCAGGAGATAAAATGGGGCCAAGTAAAAAAGAGAAGGCAGAAAAGCTTAATATATCTCTTATTACAGAGGATGAGTTTTTACAAATGGTTGATTTGTAA
- a CDS encoding TIGR00730 family Rossman fold protein, with amino-acid sequence MKNIAVFCGSSSGNDSKIISEAYALGKTFAKRNIALVYGAAKIGIMGEVAKGVLENNGNAIGVIPEFLKTKEIVNENLTHLIVTNSMHDRKVVIYEKSDGFIIIPGGFGTMDEFFEITTWGQLGLHTKPIGILNTNGYYNALIEQSKTMVKNGFLKQENLDAVLVSDSIDDLLEKMNNFTPLPAPKWLNKEGL; translated from the coding sequence ATGAAGAATATAGCAGTTTTTTGTGGTTCAAGTTCAGGAAATGATTCAAAAATAATTTCTGAAGCTTATGCTTTAGGTAAAACATTTGCAAAGCGTAATATCGCTTTAGTTTATGGTGCTGCAAAAATTGGCATAATGGGAGAAGTAGCAAAAGGAGTGCTTGAAAATAATGGCAATGCTATAGGTGTAATTCCTGAGTTTTTAAAAACAAAAGAAATTGTAAACGAAAACTTAACTCATTTAATTGTAACCAATAGTATGCATGATAGAAAAGTTGTTATTTACGAAAAAAGTGATGGCTTTATAATTATTCCTGGCGGATTTGGTACTATGGATGAATTTTTTGAAATCACGACTTGGGGACAATTAGGTTTACACACTAAGCCAATAGGTATTTTAAACACTAACGGTTATTATAATGCACTAATTGAGCAAAGTAAAACCATGGTAAAAAACGGTTTTCTAAAACAAGAAAACTTAGATGCTGTTTTGGTAAGCGACAGTATTGACGATTTATTAGAAAAAATGAATAATTTCACACCATTGCCAGCGCCAAAATGGTTGAATAAAGAAGGATTGTAA
- the prmC gene encoding peptide chain release factor N(5)-glutamine methyltransferase, producing the protein MLVLIKDLKNIFHKELDAIYGVEEVASFFFICTENYYNVTRLQLALDSDLAINKEEQTVIFNALEDLKNEKPIQYIIGETEFYGLPFKVNKHTLIPRPETEELVTLVLKTAKQKLKESKPLTCLDIGTGSGCIAISLAKELKEAQVYAIDVSTEAIKKAKENAVLNNVAVEFIKCDILNACNETLNKDLKFNVIVSNPPYVRNLEKAEIKNNVLNNEPHLALFVEDDNPLLFYKAIAEFATKKLHKNGKLFFEINEYLGEETKALVENIGFKNVEIIKDIFNKDRMLSADL; encoded by the coding sequence ATGCTTGTGTTAATTAAAGATTTAAAAAATATCTTTCATAAAGAATTAGATGCTATTTATGGAGTAGAAGAAGTTGCTAGCTTTTTCTTTATTTGTACAGAAAACTATTATAATGTTACGCGTTTACAATTAGCCTTAGATTCAGATTTAGCTATTAATAAAGAAGAGCAAACGGTTATATTTAATGCGCTTGAAGATTTAAAAAACGAAAAACCCATTCAATACATAATTGGTGAAACAGAATTTTATGGTTTACCATTTAAAGTTAATAAGCACACACTAATTCCAAGACCAGAAACCGAAGAACTTGTCACTTTGGTTTTAAAAACTGCAAAACAAAAACTAAAAGAATCTAAACCACTTACCTGTTTAGATATAGGAACAGGAAGTGGTTGTATAGCAATTTCACTAGCAAAAGAATTAAAGGAAGCACAAGTTTATGCAATAGATGTTTCTACAGAAGCAATAAAAAAAGCAAAAGAAAATGCAGTATTAAATAATGTAGCTGTAGAGTTTATTAAATGCGATATTTTAAACGCTTGCAATGAAACATTAAATAAAGATTTAAAGTTTAATGTTATAGTTTCAAATCCGCCATATGTTAGAAACCTTGAAAAAGCGGAAATAAAAAACAATGTACTTAATAACGAGCCACATTTAGCACTGTTTGTAGAAGACGACAACCCATTACTTTTTTATAAGGCAATTGCTGAGTTTGCAACAAAAAAATTACATAAAAACGGAAAACTTTTTTTTGAAATAAATGAATATCTTGGAGAAGAAACTAAAGCTTTAGTAGAAAATATAGGCTTTAAAAATGTAGAAATAATAAAAGATATATTTAATAAAGATAGAATGTTATCTGCAGATTTATAA
- a CDS encoding GNAT family N-acetyltransferase, whose product MSNNNYIIREIEQQDNAAVESVIRACFPEFDIPLEGTAFADPETKKMFESYQNSNDVYYVIDRDGEILGGAGVKPLEGFEDRVCEIQKMYFSPKVRGKGLGKKLFKKCLETAKTLGYKQCYIESAPQLKAAIHIYEYFGFKHLNAPLGNTGHTACAVWMLKDL is encoded by the coding sequence GTGAGTAATAATAATTACATAATAAGAGAAATAGAACAGCAGGATAATGCAGCTGTAGAAAGTGTTATAAGAGCTTGTTTTCCAGAGTTTGATATTCCACTAGAAGGTACTGCTTTTGCAGATCCAGAGACTAAGAAAATGTTTGAATCTTATCAAAATAGTAATGATGTGTATTATGTAATAGATAGAGATGGAGAAATACTTGGTGGCGCTGGAGTAAAACCTTTAGAAGGCTTTGAAGATCGTGTTTGTGAGATTCAAAAAATGTATTTCTCTCCTAAAGTAAGAGGTAAAGGTTTGGGTAAAAAGCTATTTAAAAAATGTTTAGAAACAGCAAAAACATTAGGCTACAAACAATGTTATATAGAGTCTGCACCACAGTTAAAAGCAGCAATTCATATTTATGAGTATTTTGGTTTTAAGCATTTAAATGCGCCATTAGGTAATACTGGACATACAGCTTGTGCTGTTTGGATGCTAAAAGATTTATAA
- a CDS encoding LEA type 2 family protein: MKKLIILSTILLTILSCKVNEKPEFLRVENIEVEDSNNEFIILTADAFFNNPNTIGGKLETDGIKVVVNDIEVGTVSSKTFNVPAKKEFSIPLKANIPANKILNLNNLSGLLNSVLNKGMQVQYKGEIKYKVFGFSHKYTLDEIQDVKIKL; the protein is encoded by the coding sequence ATGAAGAAACTCATAATCTTATCAACAATTCTACTTACAATACTAAGTTGCAAAGTAAACGAAAAACCAGAATTTTTACGTGTAGAAAACATAGAAGTTGAAGACTCTAATAATGAGTTTATTATTTTAACTGCCGATGCTTTTTTTAACAATCCAAATACTATTGGTGGTAAATTAGAAACTGATGGTATTAAAGTTGTTGTTAACGATATTGAAGTTGGTACGGTAAGTTCTAAAACTTTTAACGTTCCTGCAAAAAAAGAGTTCTCAATCCCTTTAAAAGCAAACATTCCTGCGAATAAAATTTTAAATTTAAACAACCTTAGTGGTTTACTTAATAGTGTTTTAAATAAAGGTATGCAAGTGCAATATAAAGGAGAAATAAAGTATAAAGTTTTTGGTTTCTCTCATAAATACACCTTAGATGAAATTCAAGATGTAAAAATTAAATTGTAA
- the ribD gene encoding bifunctional diaminohydroxyphosphoribosylaminopyrimidine deaminase/5-amino-6-(5-phosphoribosylamino)uracil reductase RibD, whose product MQRAIQIANNGLGTTRPNPMVGAVIVHNNIIIGEGFTSAYGGNHAEVNAINAVKNKDLLKKSTLYVTLEPCSHYGKTPPCSDLIIHHNIPNVVIGCVDDNPEVAGKGIKKLMGANCKVTLGILENKCKEHHKRFFTFHNKKRPYIILKWAETSNGYIAPKTRTEQKPVWITNKISRQLVHKWRAQEQAILVGTTTVIKDNPTLNVRDWSGNNPTRIVLDKNNLLSKEYTIFNNEAETFTIKAQTANEICSFLFKQTINSVIIEGGAKTLQLFINENLWDEARVFKGNITFTDGIKAPNFSGELKAEETILNDTLLTYQNNH is encoded by the coding sequence ATGCAAAGAGCAATACAAATTGCTAATAATGGTTTAGGCACAACACGTCCTAATCCTATGGTTGGTGCGGTAATAGTACATAACAATATTATAATTGGAGAAGGTTTTACCAGTGCTTATGGAGGTAATCATGCCGAGGTTAATGCAATAAATGCAGTTAAAAACAAAGATTTACTTAAAAAAAGCACACTATACGTTACTCTTGAGCCTTGCTCCCACTATGGTAAAACACCACCATGCAGCGATTTAATTATTCACCACAATATACCTAATGTTGTTATTGGCTGTGTAGATGATAATCCAGAAGTTGCCGGTAAAGGCATAAAAAAGTTAATGGGTGCCAACTGTAAAGTTACCTTAGGTATTTTAGAAAACAAATGTAAAGAGCACCACAAACGTTTTTTTACATTTCATAATAAAAAACGTCCTTATATAATATTAAAATGGGCAGAAACCAGTAATGGCTATATTGCTCCAAAAACCAGAACAGAACAAAAACCAGTTTGGATTACAAATAAAATTTCACGACAGCTTGTGCATAAATGGCGCGCCCAAGAACAAGCTATTTTAGTAGGTACAACAACAGTTATAAAGGACAATCCTACTTTAAATGTAAGGGATTGGAGCGGCAATAACCCTACGCGAATTGTTTTAGACAAAAATAATTTGCTCTCTAAAGAATATACAATTTTTAATAACGAAGCAGAAACGTTTACAATTAAAGCACAAACAGCTAATGAAATTTGCTCCTTTTTATTTAAGCAAACCATAAACTCGGTTATTATTGAAGGTGGCGCAAAAACCTTACAACTTTTTATTAATGAAAATCTTTGGGACGAAGCAAGAGTCTTTAAAGGCAATATTACTTTTACTGATGGTATAAAAGCACCAAATTTTTCTGGAGAACTTAAAGCAGAAGAAACCATATTAAACGATACTTTATTAACTTACCAAAATAACCACTAG
- a CDS encoding HAD family phosphatase produces MIKTIIFDFGDVFINLDKEGAMSNALELFEMETLSDDLIAINTLYEQGLLSTNEFLEFYTENFPKLSKKDITDAWNFIIRDFPPKRLNFIETLAKEKKYNLILLSNTNALHIDCIKQHVPFYNDFKSSFNKFYLSHEIMMRKPDASIFEFVLNENNLKAEECLFIDDTVENTVAAQKLGINVWNNNPKTEDITDLFTIKRDLF; encoded by the coding sequence ATGATAAAAACCATAATTTTTGATTTTGGAGATGTCTTTATTAATTTAGACAAAGAAGGCGCGATGAGCAATGCTTTAGAGCTTTTTGAAATGGAAACACTATCTGATGATTTAATAGCCATTAACACATTATATGAGCAAGGCTTATTGTCTACAAACGAATTTTTAGAATTTTATACCGAAAATTTCCCTAAGCTTTCTAAAAAAGATATTACCGATGCTTGGAACTTTATTATCCGAGACTTTCCGCCAAAGCGTTTAAATTTTATTGAAACTTTAGCTAAAGAAAAAAAATACAATCTTATACTTTTAAGTAACACTAATGCGTTACACATCGATTGTATAAAACAACATGTACCGTTTTATAACGATTTTAAATCGAGTTTTAATAAGTTTTATCTCTCTCATGAAATCATGATGAGAAAACCTGATGCTAGTATTTTTGAATTTGTTTTAAACGAAAATAATTTAAAAGCAGAGGAATGTCTATTTATAGATGATACAGTCGAAAATACTGTAGCTGCACAAAAACTTGGCATAAACGTTTGGAATAACAACCCTAAAACCGAAGATATTACAGATTTATTTACAATAAAAAGAGATTTATTTTGA
- a CDS encoding EamA family transporter, translating into MIYLLLSIIASTLIFVIFNLLGKFKINTLQAIIINYFAAFTTGILSSNETFVVKEIIHKEWFLGAVFLGFLFISIFNVMALTAQRNGLSVASVASKMSVVIPIVFGLYVYNETSNFQKTTGIILALIAVYLTSVKARTGTIKIKNLWLPILLFIGSGVIDTTIKYLENSYVSSDGIPLFSATIFAIAGIIGVLILTVKAIQGKFKFDSRSIFGGLILGVVNYYSIYLILKALDYKGIESSTIFTVNNVAIVMLSTLVGLLFFKEKLSLKNWVGILVAILSILLVTLA; encoded by the coding sequence TTGATTTATCTTCTGTTAAGCATAATTGCCTCAACATTAATTTTTGTAATTTTTAATTTATTAGGCAAATTTAAAATAAACACATTACAAGCCATTATAATAAATTATTTCGCAGCTTTTACTACTGGTATTTTAAGCTCTAACGAAACTTTTGTTGTTAAAGAAATCATACATAAAGAGTGGTTTTTAGGTGCTGTTTTTTTAGGCTTTTTATTTATTAGCATATTTAATGTTATGGCTTTAACTGCACAACGTAACGGATTATCGGTAGCATCTGTTGCCAGTAAAATGAGTGTAGTTATTCCAATAGTTTTTGGTTTATATGTTTATAACGAAACTTCAAATTTTCAAAAAACAACAGGAATTATTTTAGCATTAATCGCAGTATATCTAACCTCGGTAAAAGCAAGAACAGGAACCATAAAAATAAAAAACTTATGGCTTCCTATTTTATTATTCATAGGCTCTGGAGTTATAGACACTACTATTAAGTATCTAGAAAACTCTTATGTTTCCAGTGATGGTATTCCTCTTTTTTCTGCAACTATTTTTGCTATAGCAGGAATTATTGGTGTTTTAATACTAACTGTAAAAGCAATACAAGGCAAATTTAAATTTGATTCTCGCAGTATTTTTGGTGGCTTAATATTAGGAGTAGTAAACTACTACTCTATTTATTTAATTTTAAAAGCTCTAGATTACAAAGGTATTGAAAGCTCTACAATTTTTACTGTTAACAATGTTGCTATTGTCATGTTATCAACTTTAGTTGGCTTATTATTTTTTAAAGAAAAATTAAGCTTAAAAAACTGGGTTGGTATTTTAGTTGCAATACTTTCCATTTTACTTGTAACTTTGGCATAA
- a CDS encoding YigZ family protein — translation MENNTDTYKTILKPSEEVLFKDKNSKFFGYAFPVYNEDHVKNHIENLKKQHHQARHWCYAYQIGTENIAYRANDDGEPNNSAGMPIYGQIQSFEVTNILIVVVRYFGGVKLGVGGLINAYKTGAQLALEASNIVTKTIDINFLIKFEYELMNKVMRVIKEKNLNITNQKLELDCEITISTRKRDAKEIFEIFDSIYKVSIKTLEN, via the coding sequence ATGGAAAATAATACCGACACATATAAAACAATTTTAAAACCTTCGGAAGAAGTTTTATTTAAAGATAAAAACTCAAAATTTTTTGGCTATGCATTTCCTGTTTATAATGAAGACCATGTAAAAAACCACATTGAAAATTTAAAAAAACAACATCACCAAGCAAGACACTGGTGTTATGCCTACCAAATTGGTACAGAAAATATAGCTTATAGAGCAAATGATGATGGCGAACCTAATAATAGTGCAGGCATGCCTATTTACGGACAAATACAATCTTTCGAAGTTACCAATATTCTTATAGTTGTTGTTCGCTATTTTGGCGGTGTTAAATTAGGCGTTGGTGGTTTAATAAATGCTTATAAAACAGGAGCACAATTAGCATTAGAAGCTTCTAACATTGTTACAAAAACAATAGACATTAACTTTTTAATTAAGTTTGAATATGAGTTAATGAATAAAGTTATGCGTGTTATAAAAGAAAAGAATCTAAATATTACTAATCAAAAATTAGAACTCGATTGCGAAATTACCATTTCAACAAGAAAACGAGATGCTAAAGAAATTTTTGAGATTTTCGATTCTATATATAAGGTGTCTATAAAAACTTTAGAGAATTAA